One Roseomonas gilardii subsp. gilardii genomic region harbors:
- a CDS encoding deoxyguanosinetriphosphate triphosphohydrolase, translating to MAPWAVHPGASRGRLFAEPGSGARSPYQRDRDRIIHSTAFRRLQYKTQVFIYHEGDEFRTRLTHSIEVAQIARSIARQLRLDEDLAEALALAHDLGHPPFGHAGEEALNGVMRPWGGFDHNAQSLKAVTALERRYADFDGLNLTWETLEGLAKHNGPLRRPPPYIAEYDARHPLELSTHASAEAQAAAIADDIAYNNHDLDDGLRAGIFTLEEIAHLPLIAEAMEDAKAHVPAGTSRARLAAEIIRRVINAMVNDVVAEAQRRIAFLEPRSADDIRAAAAPVVVFSARMTALNEETRAFLRERMYRHWRVNRTAQKTRRVLQVTFSLLHGGPDMLPPEWRAQADGPGSMRTAAVVCDYIAGMTDRFALEEHRRLTDPNMPG from the coding sequence CTGGCTCCTTGGGCTGTGCATCCTGGGGCATCGCGCGGCAGGCTTTTCGCCGAGCCGGGCAGCGGGGCGCGCTCCCCCTACCAGCGGGACCGGGACCGGATCATCCACTCCACGGCCTTCCGGCGGCTGCAGTACAAGACCCAGGTCTTCATCTATCACGAGGGCGACGAGTTCCGGACGCGGCTGACCCATTCCATCGAGGTCGCCCAGATCGCCCGTTCCATCGCCCGGCAGCTCCGGCTGGACGAGGATCTGGCCGAGGCCCTGGCCCTGGCGCATGACCTGGGCCACCCACCCTTCGGCCATGCGGGGGAGGAGGCGCTGAACGGGGTGATGCGCCCCTGGGGCGGCTTCGACCACAATGCCCAGAGCCTGAAGGCGGTGACGGCGCTGGAGCGCCGCTATGCCGATTTCGACGGGCTGAACCTGACCTGGGAGACGCTGGAGGGCCTGGCCAAGCACAACGGCCCGCTGCGCCGCCCGCCGCCCTATATCGCCGAGTACGACGCCCGGCACCCGCTGGAACTGTCCACCCATGCCAGCGCCGAGGCGCAGGCGGCGGCGATCGCGGACGACATCGCCTACAACAACCACGACCTGGATGACGGGCTGCGGGCCGGCATCTTCACGCTGGAGGAGATCGCGCATCTGCCGCTGATCGCCGAGGCGATGGAGGATGCGAAGGCGCATGTGCCCGCCGGCACCTCGCGCGCGCGGCTGGCGGCGGAGATCATCCGCCGGGTCATCAACGCCATGGTCAACGACGTGGTGGCCGAGGCGCAGCGCCGCATCGCCTTTCTGGAGCCCCGCAGCGCCGACGACATCCGCGCCGCCGCCGCCCCGGTGGTGGTGTTCAGCGCCCGCATGACAGCGCTGAACGAGGAGACCCGGGCCTTCCTGCGGGAGCGCATGTACCGGCACTGGCGGGTGAACCGCACGGCGCAGAAGACCCGGCGGGTGCTGCAGGTGACCTTCTCCCTGCTGCATGGCGGGCCGGACATGCTGCCGCCGGAATGGCGCGCCCAGGCGGACGGGCCGGGCAGCATGCGCACGGCGGCGGTGGTCTGTGACTACATCGCCGGCATGACCGACCGCTTCGCGCTGGAGGAGCACCGGCGGCTCACCGACCCCAACATGCCGGGATAG
- a CDS encoding HesB/IscA family protein, with protein sequence MTMPDGSQTPPSPPFRATPRAHRQIAEIAAREGRPHAGLRLAVEAGGCSGLQYKFDLADEPEAEDTVVRAEDGQGAPVFIDPVSLDFLQGAELDWTDALMGAHFAVRNPQAVSGCGCGVSFAVG encoded by the coding sequence ATGACCATGCCGGACGGTAGCCAGACACCCCCTTCCCCGCCCTTCCGCGCCACGCCGCGCGCCCACCGGCAAATCGCCGAGATCGCCGCCCGCGAAGGCCGCCCCCATGCCGGGCTGCGCCTCGCGGTCGAGGCCGGGGGCTGCTCGGGGCTGCAATACAAGTTCGACCTCGCCGACGAGCCCGAGGCGGAGGACACGGTCGTGCGGGCCGAGGATGGCCAGGGCGCGCCGGTCTTCATCGACCCGGTCTCGCTGGATTTCCTCCAGGGCGCGGAGCTGGACTGGACCGATGCGCTGATGGGCGCGCATTTCGCCGTGCGCAACCCGCAGGCCGTCTCGGGCTGTGGCTGCGGCGTCTCCTTCGCGGTCGGCTGA
- the xth gene encoding exodeoxyribonuclease III: MRLCSFNVNSARKRAPNLRHMLERQQPDLVFLQELKCRTEEFPAMEFEALGYRCHAVGQPGGRNGVAVLSRIPFEVLGETLPGEAEDDHARLIEVRAAGMNLIGIYLPNGNSGGEAGYAYKLRWMERLRALAVERLDRFTPLAILGDFNVCPTEADLAPRALPPTDALVRPESRAAFRALVNLGLTDAVRALHPEETIYTYWDYGPAFEQNRGLRIDHALLSAELAERLTGTRVDVAARAEESPSDHAPVLFDLVD, translated from the coding sequence TTGCGACTCTGCAGCTTCAACGTGAATTCGGCGCGCAAGCGCGCGCCGAACCTCCGCCACATGCTGGAACGCCAGCAGCCCGACCTCGTCTTCCTTCAGGAGCTGAAGTGCAGGACCGAGGAATTCCCGGCGATGGAGTTCGAGGCACTCGGCTACCGCTGCCATGCCGTGGGCCAGCCGGGCGGCCGCAACGGCGTCGCGGTACTGTCGCGCATCCCCTTCGAGGTGCTGGGCGAGACCCTGCCCGGCGAGGCGGAGGACGACCACGCCCGCCTCATCGAGGTGCGGGCGGCGGGGATGAACCTGATCGGCATCTACCTGCCCAACGGCAATTCGGGTGGCGAGGCCGGCTATGCCTACAAGCTGCGCTGGATGGAGCGGCTGCGCGCCCTGGCCGTCGAGCGGCTGGACCGCTTCACGCCGCTGGCCATCCTGGGCGACTTCAACGTCTGCCCCACCGAGGCCGATCTCGCCCCGCGCGCCCTGCCCCCCACCGATGCGCTGGTGCGCCCGGAAAGCCGCGCCGCCTTCCGCGCCCTGGTCAATCTGGGCCTGACCGACGCGGTGCGGGCGCTGCATCCGGAGGAGACGATCTACACCTACTGGGACTATGGACCAGCCTTCGAGCAGAACCGTGGCCTGCGCATCGACCACGCCCTGCTCTCGGCCGAACTGGCGGAACGGCTGACCGGCACCCGTGTGGATGTCGCAGCCCGGGCGGAGGAAAGCCCTTCCGACCATGCGCCCGTACTGTTCGACTTGGTGGACTGA
- a CDS encoding 2OG-Fe dioxygenase family protein, which yields MAEAIRQSGYVFLPGHEVTRLLDPAGEALAGAPWKEFVASWNDLRPDAHMADGGRYRLRRHAVFGAAQGEPLLRGPHQPHYQTLHNNPLNGGHERWFEPVEPGIAEGAPLSRLLSGARAVFELAGAAAPRWHVEMHQFRIEARPNAAGKPTPEGMHRDGVDFVLVTLIGRENVAGGVTGIRVDGRGSSPPGETSFTLENPLDTVLLDDRRVWHGVTPVVPIDPSRPGHRDVLVLTFAQRAPHRE from the coding sequence CTGGCGGAAGCCATTCGCCAGTCGGGCTATGTCTTCCTGCCCGGCCACGAGGTCACGCGACTCCTCGACCCCGCGGGGGAGGCCCTGGCCGGCGCCCCGTGGAAGGAATTCGTGGCGAGTTGGAACGACCTTCGCCCCGACGCGCATATGGCCGATGGCGGCCGCTACCGCCTGCGCCGCCATGCCGTCTTCGGCGCGGCGCAGGGCGAGCCGCTGCTGCGCGGCCCGCACCAGCCGCATTACCAGACCCTGCACAACAACCCGCTGAACGGCGGGCATGAGCGATGGTTCGAGCCGGTGGAGCCTGGTATCGCGGAAGGCGCGCCGCTGTCGCGGCTGCTGAGCGGGGCGCGGGCGGTCTTCGAACTCGCCGGGGCGGCGGCGCCGCGCTGGCATGTGGAGATGCACCAGTTCCGCATCGAGGCGCGTCCCAATGCCGCCGGCAAGCCCACGCCGGAGGGCATGCACCGCGACGGCGTGGATTTCGTGCTGGTCACCCTGATCGGGCGGGAGAATGTGGCGGGCGGCGTCACCGGCATCCGTGTGGATGGCCGGGGGAGCAGCCCCCCTGGCGAAACGAGCTTCACCCTGGAGAACCCGCTGGACACGGTGCTGCTGGACGACCGGCGGGTCTGGCATGGGGTGACGCCCGTGGTGCCGATCGATCCGTCGCGGCCCGGGCACCGGGACGTGCTGGTGCTGACCTTCGCCCAGCGGGCACCGCACCGGGAATGA
- a CDS encoding pyridoxine 5'-phosphate synthase has protein sequence MSLPIRLGVNVDHVATLRNARGGTHPDPLAAAVLALESGADSITVHLREDRRHIRDADVRIMRERLQAPINLEMAATAEMRDFALAIRPHAACLVPERRAELTTEGGLDAAGLEAQLAPIVAALRGAGTRVSLFLDPEPRQIEAAGRLGAGAVELHTGTYCEAAPGPARDRERQRLAEAARQVASLGIECHAGHGLDYVTAAEMAAVPEIVELNIGHFLLGQALFDGLGAAVRRMKQVMLEHRP, from the coding sequence ATGAGTCTTCCCATCCGGCTGGGCGTGAACGTCGATCATGTCGCCACGCTGCGGAACGCGCGCGGCGGCACGCATCCCGACCCGCTGGCCGCGGCGGTCCTGGCGCTGGAAAGCGGCGCCGACAGCATCACCGTGCATCTGCGGGAGGACCGGCGGCACATCCGCGACGCCGATGTCCGCATCATGCGGGAGCGGCTCCAGGCCCCGATCAACCTGGAAATGGCCGCGACGGCGGAGATGCGGGACTTCGCCCTGGCGATCCGCCCGCATGCCGCCTGCCTGGTGCCGGAGCGCCGGGCGGAGCTGACCACCGAGGGCGGGCTGGATGCCGCTGGGCTGGAGGCGCAGCTCGCCCCCATCGTGGCAGCGCTGCGCGGGGCGGGGACGCGGGTCTCGCTCTTCCTCGACCCGGAGCCGCGCCAGATCGAGGCCGCCGGGCGGCTCGGCGCCGGGGCGGTGGAACTGCACACCGGCACCTATTGCGAGGCCGCGCCCGGCCCGGCGCGGGACCGGGAGCGGCAGCGGCTCGCCGAGGCGGCGCGGCAGGTCGCGTCGCTGGGCATCGAATGCCATGCCGGGCACGGGCTGGACTATGTCACCGCCGCCGAGATGGCCGCGGTTCCGGAGATCGTGGAGCTGAATATCGGCCACTTCCTGCTCGGCCAGGCGTTGTTCGATGGCCTGGGCGCCGCCGTGCGACGCATGAAGCAGGTGATGCTGGAGCACCGTCCATGA
- the pdxA gene encoding 4-hydroxythreonine-4-phosphate dehydrogenase PdxA, whose product MDADALPLALTMGDPAGIGGELTLAAWEIARHGEDPVFVALDDPARLAALAARLGRPVALAEVADPSEAAAIFPGRLPVLPVPLAAPVTPGRPDRVHAPAILASIETAVRLAQAGKVGGLVTNPISKASLYGAGFGFPGHTEYLGALTGLAEPPVMMLACPELRVVPVTIHVSLRRALEDLTTAEILRTGRVLHRSLRSDFGIASPRIAVAGLNPHAGEGGAMGHEEGRIVVPAIEALRAEGIDAFGPLPPDTMFTPRARAGYDAALCMYHDQALIPLKTLDMDGGVNVTLGLPVVRTSPDHGTAFDIAGRGIAEPGSLLAALRMAAGMAARRNTIPGAAP is encoded by the coding sequence ATGGATGCCGATGCCCTTCCCCTGGCCCTGACGATGGGCGACCCCGCCGGGATCGGCGGGGAACTGACCCTGGCCGCCTGGGAGATCGCCCGGCATGGCGAAGACCCGGTCTTCGTAGCCCTGGACGATCCGGCGCGCCTCGCGGCCCTGGCGGCCCGGCTCGGCCGTCCGGTGGCGCTGGCGGAGGTGGCCGATCCCTCCGAGGCCGCCGCCATCTTCCCCGGGCGCCTGCCGGTGCTGCCCGTGCCGCTCGCCGCGCCGGTCACGCCGGGGCGGCCCGACCGGGTGCATGCGCCCGCCATCCTTGCCTCGATCGAGACAGCCGTGAGGCTCGCCCAGGCGGGGAAGGTCGGTGGCCTCGTCACCAACCCGATCAGCAAGGCTTCGCTCTACGGCGCGGGCTTCGGCTTTCCCGGCCACACGGAATATCTCGGCGCGCTCACCGGCCTCGCCGAACCGCCGGTGATGATGCTGGCCTGCCCGGAACTGCGCGTGGTGCCGGTGACGATCCATGTCTCGCTCCGCCGCGCGCTGGAGGATCTGACCACGGCGGAGATCCTCCGCACCGGGCGCGTGCTGCACCGCAGCCTGCGTTCCGATTTCGGCATCGCATCGCCGCGCATCGCCGTGGCCGGGCTGAACCCGCATGCGGGGGAGGGCGGCGCCATGGGCCACGAGGAAGGGCGCATCGTCGTCCCCGCCATCGAGGCCCTGCGCGCCGAGGGGATCGACGCCTTCGGCCCCCTGCCGCCGGACACGATGTTCACGCCCCGCGCCCGCGCCGGCTACGACGCCGCGCTCTGCATGTACCACGACCAGGCGCTGATCCCGCTGAAGACGCTCGACATGGATGGCGGGGTGAACGTTACCCTCGGCCTGCCGGTGGTGCGGACCTCGCCGGACCATGGCACCGCCTTCGACATCGCCGGGCGCGGCATCGCCGAACCCGGCAGCCTCCTCGCCGCCCTGCGCATGGCCGCGGGGATGGCCGCCCGTCGCAACACCATCCCCGGAGCCGCCCCATGA
- the ilvD gene encoding dihydroxy-acid dehydratase — MSAWDKSRLPSRHVTVGPERAPHRSYYYAMGMTEEQIAQPLVGVATCWNEAAPCNIALNRQAQSVKAGVREAQGTPREFTTITVTDGIAMGHQGMKSSLASRDAIADTVELTVRGHCYDALVGLAGCDKSLPGMMMAMLRLNVPSVFMYGGSILPGTYKGRDVTVVDVFEAVGMHAAGKMSDEELHALECVACPSAGACGGQFTANTMATVSEAIGLALPGSAGAPAPYEDRDRWAVESGRAVMDLVRRNLRPRDIVTLKALENAAVVVGATGGSTNAGLHLPAIAHEAGIRFTMDDVVAIMRRTPYIADLKPGGKYVALDVHKVGGIPVIIKALLDAGLLHGDCLTVTGRTLAENHAEVVFPADQDVIYPVSKAITPTGGVVGLKGNLAPDGAIVKVAGMKNRRFEGTALCFDCEEDAFAAVDQRAYKSGDVIIIRYEGPKGGPGMREMLSTTAAIYGQGMGAEVALITDGRFSGATRGFCIGHVGPEAAVGGPIALLRDGDRIVIDADAGTIDVLLPDEELAARRAAWKPRGTDYNSGALWKYAQLVGPAHLGAVTHPGGAAETHSYPDL; from the coding sequence ATGAGTGCTTGGGACAAGTCCCGCCTGCCCAGCCGCCATGTGACGGTGGGGCCGGAGCGCGCGCCGCACCGCTCCTACTACTACGCGATGGGCATGACCGAGGAGCAGATCGCCCAGCCGCTGGTGGGCGTCGCGACCTGCTGGAACGAGGCCGCGCCCTGCAACATCGCCCTGAACCGGCAGGCGCAGAGCGTGAAGGCCGGCGTGCGCGAGGCACAAGGCACGCCGCGGGAGTTCACCACCATCACGGTGACGGACGGCATCGCCATGGGGCACCAGGGGATGAAGTCCTCGCTCGCCTCGCGCGATGCCATCGCCGACACGGTGGAACTGACCGTGCGCGGCCATTGCTATGACGCGCTGGTCGGGCTCGCCGGCTGCGACAAGTCGCTGCCGGGCATGATGATGGCCATGCTGCGGCTGAACGTGCCCAGCGTCTTCATGTATGGCGGCTCGATCCTGCCCGGCACCTACAAGGGCCGCGACGTGACGGTGGTCGATGTCTTCGAGGCGGTGGGCATGCATGCCGCCGGGAAGATGTCGGACGAGGAGCTGCACGCCCTGGAATGCGTCGCCTGCCCCAGCGCCGGGGCCTGCGGCGGGCAGTTCACCGCCAACACCATGGCGACGGTGAGCGAGGCGATCGGGCTGGCGCTGCCAGGCTCGGCCGGCGCGCCGGCACCCTATGAGGACCGCGACCGCTGGGCCGTGGAATCGGGCCGGGCGGTGATGGATCTGGTGCGCCGCAACCTCCGCCCGCGCGACATCGTCACGCTGAAGGCGCTGGAGAACGCGGCGGTGGTGGTGGGCGCCACCGGCGGCTCGACCAATGCCGGGCTGCACCTGCCGGCCATCGCGCATGAGGCGGGCATCCGCTTCACCATGGACGACGTGGTCGCGATCATGCGCCGCACGCCCTATATCGCCGACCTGAAGCCGGGCGGGAAATACGTGGCGCTGGACGTCCACAAGGTCGGCGGCATCCCGGTGATCATCAAGGCGCTGCTCGATGCCGGGCTGCTGCATGGCGACTGCCTGACCGTGACGGGCAGGACGCTGGCCGAGAACCATGCGGAGGTGGTCTTCCCGGCCGACCAGGACGTGATCTACCCGGTGTCGAAGGCGATCACGCCCACCGGCGGCGTGGTGGGGCTGAAGGGCAACCTCGCCCCGGACGGGGCCATCGTGAAGGTGGCGGGGATGAAGAACCGCCGCTTCGAGGGCACGGCGCTCTGCTTCGACTGCGAGGAGGATGCCTTCGCCGCCGTGGACCAGCGCGCCTACAAGTCCGGCGACGTGATCATCATCCGCTACGAGGGGCCGAAGGGCGGGCCGGGGATGCGGGAGATGCTCTCCACCACCGCCGCGATCTATGGCCAGGGCATGGGGGCGGAGGTGGCGCTGATCACCGATGGCCGCTTCTCCGGCGCCACGCGCGGCTTCTGCATCGGCCATGTCGGGCCGGAGGCGGCGGTGGGCGGGCCCATTGCCCTGCTGCGCGACGGCGACCGCATCGTGATCGACGCCGATGCCGGCACGATCGACGTGCTGCTCCCCGACGAGGAACTGGCCGCGCGCCGGGCGGCCTGGAAGCCGCGCGGCACGGACTACAACAGCGGCGCGCTGTGGAAATACGCCCAGCTCGTCGGCCCCGCGCATCTGGGCGCGGTGACGCATCCGGGCGGAGCCGCGGAGACACATTCCTACCCGGATCTCTGA
- a CDS encoding valine--tRNA ligase: MLEKTLTPADFEAKLYEGWEQSGAFSARPDSPAQPFTIMIPPPNVTGSLHVGHALTFTIQDMLVRWRRMQGRDTLWQPGTDHAGIATQMVVERLLGTQGLKRREIGREAFTQHVWEWKAQSGGTITRQLRRLGASLDWPRERFTMDEGLSEAVREVFVTLHEQGLIYRDRRLVNWDPVFQSSISDLEVESREVKGHLWHLRYPVEGQPGRFLTVATTRPETMLGDTAVAVHPEDERYRDLIGRHVILPLTGRRIPVVADEYSDPEKGTGAVKITPGHDFNDFAVGKRHGLAALSVLDAEARVTLDEIEGDLATAEGIADPAFVRSLAGLDRFKAREAIVAELERLELLEKIEPHIHAVPHGDRSGVPIEPRLTMQWYCDAATLAKPAIAAVEDGRMQFVPKQWENTFFAWMREIEPWCISRQLWWGHRIPAWYGPDGTAFVARDEAGAQAQARAHYGRDEALTRDEDVLDTWFSSALWPFSTLGWPKQTPELARYYPTDVLVTGFDIIFFWVARMMMMGMHFMGDVPFRTIYMHGLVRDEKGQKMSKSKGNVIDPLELIDSFGADAVRFTIAALAGPGRDVKLGRSRVENGRSFITKLWNAARFCEMNGIQADPGFLPEACTTPLARWVIDAANLAVREATAALQAYRFDEYAAAVRRFAWDTFCDWFLEFAKPALASGDTPEAREAKGAAQHVLGVLLRLMHPVTPFFTEELWHRMGYGPELSLIHTTWPEPVRVSEPEAAREEMDWLVGLISTVRGVRAEMNVPPSQRFPLLVQGAGPEVLARGQRWLDTISRMARIEAIRPLTGEPPKGVAQAVLGEATIMLPLAGIIDIDAERARLAKERGKAEAEAKKIATKLDNADFVARAKPEVVEENRERLAAAQAEIARLEAALGRIAA; the protein is encoded by the coding sequence ATGCTCGAAAAGACCCTGACGCCCGCCGATTTCGAGGCGAAGCTCTACGAAGGTTGGGAACAGTCCGGGGCCTTCTCCGCCCGGCCGGACAGCCCGGCCCAGCCCTTCACGATCATGATCCCGCCGCCCAATGTCACGGGCAGCCTGCATGTCGGCCATGCGCTGACCTTCACCATCCAGGACATGCTGGTGCGCTGGCGCCGGATGCAGGGGCGGGACACGCTATGGCAGCCGGGCACCGACCATGCCGGCATCGCCACCCAGATGGTGGTGGAGCGCCTGCTCGGCACCCAGGGCCTCAAGCGGCGCGAGATCGGGCGCGAGGCCTTCACCCAGCATGTCTGGGAATGGAAGGCGCAGTCCGGCGGCACCATCACCCGCCAGCTCCGCCGCCTCGGCGCCAGCCTGGACTGGCCGCGCGAGCGCTTCACCATGGATGAGGGGCTTTCCGAGGCCGTCCGCGAGGTCTTCGTCACCCTGCACGAGCAGGGGCTGATCTACCGCGACCGGCGGCTGGTGAACTGGGACCCGGTCTTCCAGTCCTCCATCTCCGACCTGGAGGTGGAGAGCCGCGAGGTGAAGGGCCATCTCTGGCACCTGCGCTATCCGGTCGAGGGGCAGCCCGGCCGCTTCCTGACCGTGGCGACCACGCGGCCCGAGACGATGCTGGGCGACACCGCCGTGGCGGTGCATCCGGAGGATGAGCGCTACCGCGACCTGATCGGCCGGCATGTGATCCTGCCGCTGACCGGGCGGCGCATCCCCGTGGTGGCGGACGAGTATTCCGACCCGGAGAAGGGCACCGGCGCGGTAAAGATCACCCCGGGCCATGACTTCAACGACTTCGCGGTCGGCAAGCGGCACGGGCTCGCCGCCCTCTCGGTGTTGGATGCCGAGGCGCGGGTGACGCTCGACGAGATCGAGGGCGATCTGGCCACGGCGGAGGGCATCGCCGACCCGGCTTTCGTGCGCTCGCTGGCGGGCCTGGACCGCTTCAAGGCGCGCGAGGCGATCGTCGCCGAGCTGGAGCGGCTGGAGCTGCTGGAGAAGATCGAGCCGCACATCCATGCCGTGCCGCATGGCGACCGGTCCGGCGTGCCGATCGAGCCGCGCCTGACCATGCAGTGGTACTGCGACGCGGCGACCCTGGCGAAGCCGGCCATCGCCGCGGTCGAGGACGGGCGCATGCAGTTCGTCCCGAAGCAGTGGGAGAACACCTTCTTCGCCTGGATGCGGGAGATCGAGCCCTGGTGCATCTCGCGTCAGCTCTGGTGGGGTCACCGCATCCCCGCCTGGTACGGGCCGGACGGCACCGCCTTCGTGGCGCGTGACGAGGCCGGGGCGCAGGCGCAGGCCCGCGCCCATTACGGGCGGGACGAGGCGCTGACCCGTGACGAGGACGTGCTCGACACCTGGTTCTCCTCAGCGCTCTGGCCCTTCTCCACGCTGGGCTGGCCGAAGCAGACGCCGGAGCTCGCGCGCTACTACCCGACCGATGTGCTGGTGACGGGATTCGACATCATCTTCTTCTGGGTCGCCCGGATGATGATGATGGGCATGCACTTCATGGGCGACGTGCCCTTCCGCACCATCTACATGCATGGGCTGGTCCGCGACGAGAAGGGCCAGAAGATGTCGAAGAGCAAGGGGAACGTGATCGATCCCCTGGAGCTCATCGACAGCTTCGGCGCCGATGCCGTGCGCTTCACCATCGCGGCGCTGGCCGGGCCGGGGCGCGACGTGAAGCTCGGGCGTTCGCGCGTGGAGAACGGCCGCTCCTTCATCACCAAGCTGTGGAACGCCGCGCGCTTCTGCGAGATGAACGGCATCCAGGCCGATCCGGGCTTCCTGCCGGAGGCCTGCACCACGCCGCTGGCGCGCTGGGTGATCGATGCGGCGAACCTCGCGGTGCGGGAGGCCACGGCGGCCTTGCAGGCCTATCGCTTCGACGAATACGCCGCCGCTGTGCGCCGCTTCGCCTGGGACACGTTCTGCGACTGGTTCCTGGAATTCGCCAAGCCGGCGCTCGCCTCGGGCGACACGCCGGAGGCGCGCGAGGCCAAGGGCGCGGCGCAGCATGTCCTGGGCGTGCTGCTGCGGCTGATGCATCCGGTGACGCCCTTCTTCACCGAGGAGCTGTGGCACAGGATGGGCTATGGCCCGGAGCTGAGCCTGATCCACACCACTTGGCCGGAGCCCGTGCGGGTGAGCGAGCCCGAGGCGGCGCGCGAGGAGATGGACTGGCTGGTCGGGCTGATCTCCACGGTGCGCGGCGTGCGGGCGGAGATGAACGTGCCGCCCAGCCAGCGTTTCCCGCTGCTGGTGCAGGGTGCGGGGCCGGAGGTGCTGGCGCGCGGCCAGCGCTGGCTGGACACCATCTCCCGCATGGCGCGGATCGAGGCGATCCGGCCGCTGACCGGGGAGCCGCCCAAGGGTGTGGCGCAGGCGGTGCTGGGCGAGGCGACGATCATGCTGCCGCTGGCCGGCATCATCGACATCGATGCCGAGCGCGCGCGCCTGGCGAAGGAGCGCGGCAAGGCCGAGGCGGAGGCGAAGAAGATCGCCACCAAGCTCGACAACGCCGATTTCGTCGCCCGGGCCAAGCCGGAGGTGGTCGAGGAGAATCGCGAGCGCCTCGCCGCCGCCCAGGCGGAGATCGCCCGGCTGGAGGCCGCCCTGGGCCGGATCGCGGCCTGA
- a CDS encoding DUF2497 domain-containing protein, translating into MSGSQGPAGQDPNMEDILASIRRILNEDEPTASAPIAPAAAAMPGAGTATLAPRPAPAPATAGALPGSTPLTSSPAPHRGGESEEAPAPAPATEPAAEPLTLTEAMMVAPEAPPEAPLGPPPVAPSPDAMPAQHGSLLAPSTAAAAAAALSELARAVAAEQKSVITRNGPSIEDVVREEIRPLVKNWLDAHLPGMVERMVRAEIERVLGRPAS; encoded by the coding sequence ATGTCCGGATCGCAGGGGCCCGCCGGCCAGGACCCCAACATGGAGGACATCCTCGCCTCCATCCGCCGTATCCTGAACGAGGATGAGCCCACCGCCAGCGCCCCCATCGCCCCGGCGGCCGCGGCCATGCCCGGCGCCGGCACTGCCACCCTGGCGCCCCGCCCGGCGCCGGCGCCCGCCACGGCGGGCGCGCTGCCGGGCTCGACGCCGCTGACCTCCAGCCCGGCCCCGCATCGCGGCGGGGAATCGGAGGAGGCACCCGCCCCGGCACCGGCCACGGAACCCGCCGCCGAACCCCTGACCCTGACCGAGGCCATGATGGTCGCCCCCGAGGCTCCGCCCGAAGCGCCATTGGGGCCGCCGCCCGTGGCGCCGTCGCCCGATGCCATGCCGGCCCAGCACGGTTCCCTGCTGGCGCCCTCCACGGCCGCCGCCGCCGCCGCGGCCCTGAGCGAGTTGGCGCGGGCCGTGGCGGCCGAGCAGAAGAGCGTCATCACCCGCAATGGCCCGAGCATCGAGGATGTGGTGCGGGAGGAGATCCGGCCGCTGGTGAAGAACTGGCTGGACGCGCATTTGCCGGGGATGGTGGAGCGCATGGTGCGCGCCGAGATCGAGCGGGTGCTGGGCCGCCCGGCCTCCTGA